The Glycine soja cultivar W05 chromosome 3, ASM419377v2, whole genome shotgun sequence genome window below encodes:
- the LOC114406874 gene encoding uncharacterized protein LOC114406874 isoform X1 translates to MMSSFTPCANIITGSTNNGLVPPSTCCDSLRSLMSTNMDCACLVISANAPFFQQPISQALALSLSQACSINGVPLQCKASGSPLPVPVLGPDSPTLPSIANITIKPKINKCWLWAKHKNMRICNWRGNCQQHHLWKQTHLLELEFHKSDQC, encoded by the exons ATGATGAGCAGTTTCACACCATGTGCAAACATCATTACAGGAAGCACTAATAATGGTTTAGTGCCACCAAGTACTTGTTGTGATTCATTAAGGTCTTTGATGAGCACTAATATGGATTGTGCTTGCTTGGTTATCTCAGCCAATGCTCCATTTTTCCAACAACCCATTAGCCAAGCTCTTGCCCTCTCCCTCTCACAAGCATGCAGCATTAATGGAGTTCCTTTACAGTGCAAAG CTTCTGGTTCTCCTTTACCAGTTCCAG TTCTTGGACCGGACAGCCCAACTCTCCCTTCAATTGCTAACATCACAATTAAGCCCAAG ATTAACAAATGTTGGCTATGGGCAAAGCACAAAAATATGAGAATATGCAATTGGCGCGGGAATTGTCAGCAGCATCACCTGTGGAAGCAGACACACCTACTAGAACTAGAATTCCACAAATCCGACCAGTGTTGA
- the LOC114406874 gene encoding non-specific lipid-transfer protein 8-like isoform X2 translates to MMSSFTPCANIITGSTNNGLVPPSTCCDSLRSLMSTNMDCACLVISANAPFFQQPISQALALSLSQACSINGVPLQCKASGSPLPVPDIFNAWRGSKSHHHSLSRTASPLPRSRDCFS, encoded by the exons ATGATGAGCAGTTTCACACCATGTGCAAACATCATTACAGGAAGCACTAATAATGGTTTAGTGCCACCAAGTACTTGTTGTGATTCATTAAGGTCTTTGATGAGCACTAATATGGATTGTGCTTGCTTGGTTATCTCAGCCAATGCTCCATTTTTCCAACAACCCATTAGCCAAGCTCTTGCCCTCTCCCTCTCACAAGCATGCAGCATTAATGGAGTTCCTTTACAGTGCAAAG CTTCTGGTTCTCCTTTACCAGTTCCAG ATATATTCAATGCCTGGAGAGGATCCAAATCCCATCATCACTCTCTTTCACGCACAGCGTCACCCCTTCCCCGTTCACGCGACTGCTTCTCCTAG